GTTCGGCTCACTAGCCTTCAGTCCCTACGGCATTCTCCGAATTGAGACACATCTTAGAGAAAACAGGAGGGTGAGGGAGACAGAGCAGGCAGCACCGTGacagatatttttaaagactgactttttttttttttaaagtagccAGTTAGTAGATCTATTAAACTGTTTATGCCGTTCCTATCCCAGCATGCTCTGGTGAAGAGGTGGGCAGGTTGCCAATCTATCACCGGGTTCCACTCTGatcttttttattctattcattATCTGTGTCTGGACGTTTTTTGAATCCATTTGCTTTACTGATGCAATGCAGTGCAATATTTCCCATGTATTTGCCTTTATAAAGAGAACAGTTACTTGATTATGGTTAGACAGCTGTGAGGTGAAACTAAGGATTGCTGTGGAGTTCTGGCGTTGTTGATTTGCATCTCCTGTCCATCTGCAGATCTACCTGCGCTTCATGGAGTACCAGATGGAACACTCTAACGAGTGCAAGAAGAACTTCGTGGCCGTGTACGACGGCAGCAGTGCCATCGAGAACCTCAAGGCCAAGTTCTGTAGCACCGTTGCCAATGATGTGATGCTGGATAACGGCGTGGGAGTCGTGCGAATGTGGGCTGACGAGAAGAGCCGACTCAGCCGATTCCGCATGCTCTTCACCTCATTTGTTGACCGTGAGTACCAGTCTCTCCATCTTGTTCTATCATTTCTAATGTGTTGTGTCATGCTTACATCTTGCCATGGCGATATTGTTTTCTTTCACAGGTTTGACGCTATGCTATTGCTTCACACTTCATTGCTTCCTCTTTGTGGCTCTCTGTAGCTCTGTTttcccttaaagggatagtttgggtgttttgaagtggggttgtataaggtagttatccatagtaggtgtattacctacagtagaatATGGTTGGCataacagacaggagtaccgacaccagaGGAACACAATGCAGTGCTGTGGAcagggacggcagaaaaacgtattttagccacctaaaagaaagactcacctaaaacAATTGATATCCGtataagtgtacgctatatttagaatagtttcactgctttatcttgccatcaggcaaccctttccttctcctttctgacagggaactgaactgaaagtgagaCGTATCTattctctctccaaagccagcaggctcagatgacaaaaacagtatagatacttTTCACTTCCAGTTCAGTTTTCCGTCGGAAAATGttgtaaatatagcgtacactttaacgaatatcattttttttagttgagcctttcttttaggtggctaaaatatgtttttctgccgtccccgtccataGCACTGTATTgttttgctccggtgtcggtactcctgtctgtttctcgatgctgaaAGCACactgaccatcatctactgtaggtaatacacctactgtggataagtacctcatacaacccatcttcaaaacacccaaactatccctttaatacaacaacaacaacaacaacaacaggaagaGCTACATTTCCTGAGTGCCTCTTTGGTGTTAAAGTGATTgattttgaactgtttttttaatctgtttggcCTGTATCACATTCAGAATTGATCATTATGACGAAGCAAGACGATACATCCAGTGATAGAGGTAGATTTGATTCTCCTTGTTGCAGTTTGGTCTGTTTACAAGTATGGAGATCACTGAAAGCTCCATTGCACTCTCCCATGGCTGTGCAACTCTCTGTAATGGACTAAAAGCATTGTATATCATTACTTTACTGCACCAGCGGCGACTTTATCCACCCACACACTGAAACAGACCCAAGAACCGTTGATATATGAGGTCCTGCATTCTGTCTGCATCAGTAGTCACTAAcgggcagtgtgtgtgtcaagtGTCATTTCAGCGTGGAAAGCTAATTACACTGTGCCATGTTTAGAGCGCAGATATGAGAAAACCAATTATTTACTCCAGCATTTTTAAATTACTGAAAGCATCAAATAATTTTTTGATATGCATGTCACAGCATGATACTGTGCCTATTATAGGCCACTTTACAACAGGAAAATAGGAATTTATCTATTTTGGTGAAAAGAAAAGCTGAGTAGGGTTAATGTATCTACTGGAAGTAATTATACGTTAAGCTTCGGCATTTCTGAAGGACAAGAAACTTTCAAACAGATGCTGGTAAAGGTTGCACATAATGTAGCAGGAATTGCCATGCAGGAAACAATTTTTCTGTTAGCACACCGTAATATTTTCATTAAATGCCTGAATAGACTGAGATATTAATTGTCACATTCTCCTGCACACTTCTCCAACCCTAGGCGCATGCTAATGTTGTTTTCATCAGCAAACCCATAACCATCGCAGTCAGGACTTAATGGCCTTTTAAATTCAGcaaagctgtttttttatttatttttttactccgAGAGTCCTTAAGACCGCTTGGATCCTCGTTAATTCTGATCACACAGTTCATCTCGAAGGAGTCTGAAGTCTCTTGAATGACTCCCAAACTTTATTTGGTCGGAGTCAGCGACTGGCTCCAAGTTAACTTGGAGGTCAGAGGGAACCATTAATCTTTGTCACTCAGAGAACAAGATGAGTTTTGCCTCCCGCACTCCATCATCCTTAATGTGCCATAATCTTCCGACAGATCCCCCTCTTTACTGAATGCACGCCCACGCACACGTATAGTGAATACATTCAGACATGAGATCAGTGcttttgtgtatgtatgtgtgtgtgtgtgcatggaggGTGGGGGTAAGAGGGGTGAAGCGTCGTTGACACCCTGCTGTGACATTTTAAAAGCGGGACACGCGTAATGGGTTTGGAAGTGATCACAGTGTCATGGGAGCGACCCCATCTACAGGCTCACAGATGGGATGGACACTCCGACACACGCACTATTTTATACacacccttacacacacacacatacatgtccCTTTGCCAAGATGATTTGACCCTGAGGCAGAGGAGGCATGCGGGGAAAGGGAAGTGGAGGCTCAGAGCCCTCATCACAGTGGACCTCGGAGCAGTGGGTGAAGCTGGTGGAGCGGACCACGGTCTGTTTCAGCTGTGATAAAGACTCAGAAAGCGTGTCTGCTGCTGTTGCAAATCgacaagtggaaaaaaatgtgtcaaaGTGGCTGGGAGAGTTTGGAGTCTTAGACTAAGAGACAGGTTGAATATTATGTACATGGCACTCTCTGCACTTTCTTTGACACTGATAAAGAAAATGAGGAGAGACCACTCAGTCTATCTTTGTGGTAGAGAGCCGGTTGCATGGCTCAGTTCCTGCCTGTTTTGGCATCATCTCCTGGATCCATGTCCTTCATGTATGGTTGCAATCCATTTATTCAATATTGTCATCATGATTTGTCGTGTTATTTCAGTCTATTCTGTACACAAGACATCTATTGGATGTCGATCGGTCCtggaggagggatccctcttctgagatttcttccttttttgtgccattaaaggaccagtgtgtagcatttagggggatctattggcagaaatggaatataatattaataagtatgctttctttagtgtttaatcacctgaaaataagaatcattgtgtttttgttgccttagaattatatctacatacagagcgggtcttcttcacagagccagccgctatgtttctacagtagcccagaatggacagaCCAAACACTGGGTCTAGATAGAGAGAACAAAACTCTGCATACACAGATATACACCCTGCTATTTCATAAGCTCTTAACTTCCACTATGTATGAAAATCTGCCTCCAGAATTACTGTAATATATCCTCAAGCATCTGCATCTTCAAACTAATAAACATGGCCGACGGCTCAGTTGATAGTTCAGATACATTTTCACCTGTTTTATGGGAGCTAACAACAGTGTTAATGATGAATGGTAAACTTTGTGCCAGCCTGCTACACACTTCCTCTGGACTGATGAAAAACACTATAGGACACATAATAAATATTATGCCACAGCTTTTCAACTGACTTCCTCCTCACCCATCTCTAGACCAATACATCAGGACCATAGTTTCCCATAGCTTTTGCTGCACCCCCAAACCCCAGACATCTGCATCTTCCCCGAGCCTTACAGCTCTTCCTTCTGACTGTCAGTGCATCGATCTCCAGAGCCCAGCAGCCAGCATCAATTACCAGTCATCTCTGTCTCTGCCATCACAGCCTTCATATGCCAGCAGTCACTTTAATGTGGGATGTCTCACGGCACTTGCCTGACCATTTACACCACATGAAGCATTTTCTATCACCACCCACCCGACCCCCTGCCAGTCTTTTCATCTTTTCCTCTTTTCCATATTTCTCCTCTCTGCCTATACTCTTACTTTTACAACTATCCACCCTTCcaactcctctccctctccctctcctgcttcTCAAACTCTCCTGACATGACGGCTACAGTTGAGTGAAGCTGCCGTCTCCTCCCCTCATCGCCTCCCTATTGTGGTGTCTGCAGGAAATGATGATGTATGGCCTTGTGTGGACGGACTTCATCAGGCCTCAAGTGTTTCAAGAAATAATAgaacattatatatttttatgacatgctTCTACAGATTTGTGCTGCTAAattatcaatcttttatttttttattttttttttattattattttaatgttattatcTTCAAAATAGCTTCCAGTCCTTTTCACAGTAAGGTAATCTTTTTCTCAGCACTGctgttttccttttgttttttctaaatgACATTATCTCTGTGCATTGTCTCTTGCCCGCAGCCCCCTGTTCCAgcaatacgtttttctgccacAGCAACATGTGCATTAACAACTCCCTGGTGTGCAATGGAGTCCAGAACTGTGTCTACCCATGGGATGAAAACCATTGCAAAGGTCAGCTTTTCCCATTTGAGGTTGTTGTGGTTAATTATtaggatttatttttaaagcttttcATTGTTGGTACtttctttttgttccttttctattactttctttatttgtcttattctttcctctcttctctctcccctcctcaccCCTTCCCACTACAGAGAACCGATCCAAGGGTCTTTTTCATCAGATCACCAAGACCCACGGCACCGTCATTGGCATCTCGTCAGGCATAGTTCTGGTTCTTCTTATCATCTCTATCCTGGTCCAGATGAAGCAGCCGAGGAAAAAGGTAACTCAGCCTGTGTGGTTGACCTTTTGTTCAGCGGGAAAGAAGAGACACATAATTGAAAGCGATGGTGGGACTCTAGACCAAGTGGGGCCACACGTACCTCTGGAGACAAAATCCACTCGTGGATTTCACACCATTACACACCATATCAAAAATGATGCAGTATGTCAAAGGAGAAGTTTAGTTTCAAGGTGAAACTGTCTTTTTGGTTTAACCACTTTCTATTAACCTGCCTCAtctatttttaatacattttgtgaaaaacattttttaatggcTTCtccaaagaaattagtgtctctttgtctctgtaaTGGATTTCTCCCTGCATGACTGCTGAACATTGTGCAAAACGGTGACTCTAGAAAAGACCTCTGGCTTTATGACACTGAGCAGCTAATGTTTTAGATAGGTGTTAAAAAATTCACGATCAAACAAGTTCTTTGATTACccattaaaaagtaaaatatagcACCAAAATTCAAAAAGGAAAAGTGTTTTAAGTGCTTGTTTTAGAGTGGTAATTGCCTTCCACCCTTTACCTCCCAGCtcctttttaaactttaaagaggacatatcctgctcatttccaggttcatacttgtatttggggtttctactagaacatgtttacatgctttaatgttcaaaaaacacattatttttctcatactgtccatctgagtatacctgtattcaccctctgtctgaaacgctctgttttagagcccgtctctttaagaccccctcccaaAAGTCTGCTCTggttggcttgtgagaaaaatatggtgcacctttgcaaaagtagttctcaagctgtggacctatgtgacataggaaggggagccaaatctgaatggatTGATGATTTAAGTTTCatgtttcaagtttatttcatttatatagcgtttttaaaaaacaataaggttttgcaccaaagtgcttcacaaagacaaaaacatctgtctttcacttgttttctgatctaggcagcccaaaaaatactgactgggttgtcttatttcacagtttgtgggttggtaggcaccccagatacccaaatgtgtgtgcacaagcactgaaaaaaagtgagtttttatgatatgtcccctttaaatctgAAAGCCCCTGAAAATTTTATTTCAAATCTTGAGTATTATAAGTGGTCACTCATAGTAAGAAACTAAGAGAATATGTTTTCAGGGCCCTTAAAGAAGCACATTTGTTGTCTTCTGACATTTAGTATTCCATCTATTGTCTTGATATCAGTGTGAGAACTAGTGGTCTGCTAATCACTAATATTGAACTGTCTGAAtggatctttttcttttcaagGTTGTAGCTCGCCGGCCCGGTGTGTTCAACAAGGCGGGCTTCCAGGAGGTGTTCGACCCGCCCCACTACGAGCTCTTCTCCCTACGTGACAAGGAGATATCGTCAGATTTAGCTGACCTTTCTGAAGAGCTGGACAGCTTCCACAAGCTGCGGCGCTCCTCCACCATGTCCCGCTGCGTCCACGAGCACCACTGCGGCTCTCAAGCCTCGGTGGCTaccggcggcggcggcggcggcagcatgAAGCACAGCCGCACCACCCTGAGTTCCATGGAGCTGTCCTACCACAACGACTTCTCCAAGCCACCGCCCATGAAGACTTTCAACTCCACCTCCAGCTACAAGAAGAGCTGCTACGGCTACAAGCAGCACTCACAGACTCACGACTGCGATCAGCAGGTCATCGAGGACCGCGTCTCAGAGGAGATCCCATGTGAGATCTATGGGCGTGGCggaggaggagtgggaggaGGAGCCACGGGGGGAGCAATGGGAGCAATGGGAGCAATGGGAGcaatgggaggaggaggagcatcAGGGATTGCAGGAGGAGGGATTGGAGGAGCGGTAGGGATAATGGGAGGAGTGGCGATGCCTGGGGGAATGGGTATGGCGGGAGGAGTGGGCATGGCGGGGCCTAGTGGCATCGCTGGAGGTATCGGCGGCGGGATGGCAGGAGCCTGCGGAACCCTCAGCGTCCGTGGCAACAGCGCTCGTAACAGCGCCACCATAGTTGACCCACAACAGCGCTCCATGTCCATGGACTTCTAGATGGTGAacggagaaagaaaaggagaatgGGAATGCAGAAAGAGCTCGCGTTTCACTCACCGAAAGAAGAGACTGAAGAAGAGAAGACCGGAGAGTCACAATAATCTGAGATTGATCactcctcttccctcttctgCCTTTGCTTTCAAAGCAATATTCAAAGTATTGCACACATAAGGATCTTCTCTCAAAGTCTGGTTTGAAGGTTTGGGAAATTGGCAGATAAGAATCAAGGATTgaaaagagggggaaaaaa
This window of the Sebastes fasciatus isolate fSebFas1 chromosome 2, fSebFas1.pri, whole genome shotgun sequence genome carries:
- the neto2a gene encoding neuropilin and tolloid-like protein 2 is translated as MRRAWILFFLIEEGFALAQRTKDSPSEHGGQSPNQNDCGTWVRNINGGVFTSPNYPTTYPPNKECVYILEALPRQRIQLAFDKNYYIEPSFECRFDHIEIRDGPFGFSPLIDRFCGGKNPGLVTSTGRFMWIKFTSDEELEGLGFRIKYTFIADPDFHLHVGGLLNPIPDCQFEIGGWDGVIRSSQVEEEERVKPGDSLDCIWTIRAPPQSKIYLRFMEYQMEHSNECKKNFVAVYDGSSAIENLKAKFCSTVANDVMLDNGVGVVRMWADEKSRLSRFRMLFTSFVDPPCSSNTFFCHSNMCINNSLVCNGVQNCVYPWDENHCKENRSKGLFHQITKTHGTVIGISSGIVLVLLIISILVQMKQPRKKVVARRPGVFNKAGFQEVFDPPHYELFSLRDKEISSDLADLSEELDSFHKLRRSSTMSRCVHEHHCGSQASVATGGGGGGSMKHSRTTLSSMELSYHNDFSKPPPMKTFNSTSSYKKSCYGYKQHSQTHDCDQQVIEDRVSEEIPCEIYGRGGGGVGGGATGGAMGAMGAMGAMGGGGASGIAGGGIGGAVGIMGGVAMPGGMGMAGGVGMAGPSGIAGGIGGGMAGACGTLSVRGNSARNSATIVDPQQRSMSMDF